The Carassius gibelio isolate Cgi1373 ecotype wild population from Czech Republic chromosome B18, carGib1.2-hapl.c, whole genome shotgun sequence sequence AGTATGTGCATACCACTAAGCTTCAGGGAAGTGAGCGCTGTATTCATGTAAATACGCGGGGAGCCAAAGCCAGCCCAAACGGCAAGACTTTGAACTGGTATGCAACACCCTCAAATGCAAAATGGAGGAAGCGTCTGTGAtgtggggctatctggatgtgtaCGCATCTTTCAGATCCACTGCAATGAAGTAATCGTTGGGCTGAATGTGCGCGAGGATCTGCTTCACAGTTAAAATCTTGAACGTGCTTTTCGCAAGCGCTTTGATCAATAATCTCAGGTCTAAGATGGGGTGCATACCTCCGTCCTTTTTCGGAACAAGAAAATAACGGCTGTAGGACCTGGAAATTCTCCACTATCTCTACTGCTTGTTTGGCGAGGAGAGAGGAGATTTCTGCCAGTAGCAGCGGGGCGCTCTGTTCTGAGACCTCTGTCATAATCACACCGCCGAAGCGGGGTGGTCTGCGAGTGAACTGGATAGATTTATATAATTCAACACATGCAGCTAGTGCATAAGGGATTTTGCAAAgcataaatataaaaccaaaCATTTTACGTACTGCAGACACAAACCAGCTGACAATGAACAATCTGAGAACATtgcactatttatatatatatatatatatatatatatatatatgcttggcAAAATCCCTTATGCACTAGCTGCATGTGTTGAATCATAGAAATCTATTATTACGAACTTGCTTCATGGAGAATGAAAACAgccttaaactaaactaaaacacacatatacagtacatagatACACATCACTTTAATGATACTACTCAAAATTGCCaccaattttgtttttatttagcaaaaatgaataaacaaacaaataaacgtAAATAGTTCAGCTGTGTAAGAAGATTTATTAATCAAAAACCCCCCTTtcatgtaaagcgctttgagaaCCCCGAAGAgcgctatataaattaaataattataaaacatgcAGTCAAACAGAACAAAGAGAGAATGTCGTGTTTTTAAGCAGAAGGAAGCATTTGTTAAATCCGAGCATTTATTTGCATGAACTTGGCATCCCACTAAAGCAACTATCTCACAATATTAACCGCAATAAATCTGGAACCACTAAAAATGACTCTAAAGATATCTAAAGGAAAAGCAACAGGGTTTCACTTCAGTAACCGAGAAGCTGAATCAAAGATAAACCATTGATGGcagattgagtttttttttacttacttcgGGTGAGGGTAAATATGCAAATGATGACGGAGAGCGCGCGCGTCATGGTCCAGTGTGTATTTCGCTGCTCTTCAGTGCCATTCCGCCTCATACAGAAGCGCAGAACTTCACAAGAGCGAAcagcactgatgatgatgatactgctgaggatgaggaggaggatgatagAGCCCACAGCAGCAGCGGAACATACAGGGCTCGCTTCTGttccaccaacacacacacacacacacacacacacacacacactccgcgCCTCCCTGCCTCTCACAGCTCACCAGGGGCTAGTTGTTAAAATTTTAAGGTTGAGTTTGAAAGTTTTTGTGGAGTCACGGTCTTGGGAACAAAAGACAAAATTATGTTTTAGCGTTATTGATCAGTGTGTGGAAAATGTTTATTGAACATGTGACATTTTGTGCAAAACAAGCCCCAGTTGCAGCCTCTTGTAGGCTAAAATCATGAATTGTACATTTGACCcacacacttttaaaataaaagtactcAAACATTTTAGTGGCAAAGCAACTTGTAATAAGTGGCATGAATCATATGGTTggcaaaaatacaaatttaacttttaatatttgtaGATACAATTGTATAGAAGAAAACATGTCCAGAATGCAAATCATAATGCCTAAAGTAGTTTATTAATGTATAAATGTGTGGGGGCATCTGCATGGtgtaataattcatatttagaattttaCAAATAGACCAGAAAGAAGATGAATACTTTTATCAATCTGTCATTTATACATTATACCTCTTCACATGAGCCAACTGGTCTTGGTCATTCACAGGGTCAGAGTTTAGGCCAAAACATTCTTAAGGTCTGCTCTGTGTTTGTGGAGCAGAGAGATTTACACCGCAGATGGCCAGTCATCCAATCTCTCCCATGCTGATTTATTTCTCAGACGCTCTGCTGAATCAATGGGGCATGCTGAGTTAGACAGGAACAGGTCGATAAAagttcaattaaaatatattgcacacacaAATACTGGAGTAAAATGATAAATTCTAGTTTTTACTGATACTtcacattattaaattaattatcatCAACACTTTGCTCACCTCATCtgctatttattacattttttatctgATCTAGCAATGTATTTTGTGATTTCTATTTCTGGAAACATGCAATGCTGTGAATTCAATCAGCAGACGACTGACCAATAGTAATGCCACAGATTAAACCTGACCTTCATTGCCTGTTGAACctgtttgtttacaaaaaaaagtattttgaaaataagaaaaattgacagaaaaacatacaaataaacaaagtACTGCACAGTTTGTTCACATTTTTCTCAGTGCTTTAAGTGACCCAagagaggtgccggtactctattatagcctttTTTATATAAACGGGGAggggtgtgtggggggggggtggtcttgggtgacgggatggggggcttatgatattagacttcgtagcctataataaaagataatgactttcaaaccttaactaaacacatttttattcaaagatcaaccatctgtcattactctttagtctgccacaagaaacagcagcattaaaatcatgaactcaaatgtcattgtaaaaaacaaaaaaaaaacaatgactgttgtaacagtgtgtaaatcagacctttctgtaacgctaacgttaataagcttaaacgaaaataatgaaataattgtgtagcggagtattttttgtacacagtgccacgaactgtcaatcactcctgtgcgcgtgcatcactgtcctcctcgcagctgcagcaacttgcgctctcttcatcaagctttaaaacaaaaaggggacaaaaagatcatattgtctttgtgcataggctatagattagggacgactcaacctccgcagacagtttttaatgtttatcagacaataaatactcaagattttgctttagtataattttcgggacaattagggccagattcgggagtcgggacaacagtttagatttcgggactgtcccgaatttttcgggacgtctggtcaccctatctgaaagagctgcattacttcattagtttgagtctgacctgcagtgataggATTCTAACTTGCtgaggtgtcagtcagcgaatcatctTCTTATGATCTTGTTCTTTCggtattcagagtctgaagccaagagAACATATTAAGTGctgttaactgtatttgattaTTAACAGTACCGAGTGTATACTCATATAGactttcacacaccttctccggccacgttgagttgttgacactaacagtgggaaaagcgacacatgtgctattcacttgtataacttaagggtgaatgggtaatgtagttactgctctcagtgggatgaattaggaagcttgcattgtgaagggcgctctgaaaatcggcagtgcaggtaaaagattaaaatctctattaaaacaaatgtccaaatgagcgtaccggtacgctaaaagcacgttctgggcgcacggagaggtggcggtacgctcaagagctatatttggaagtggcggtactgagtaccggtgcgtaccggcccacttaaagcactgattttTCTGAATAAATGGTTAGAAATTAAAgtctttaaaaacaaatcaatttcTCAGTGTTGATTTGGGGAAAGGacaaggggaagttgtggcctaatggttagagagtctgactccCAATCGTatggttgtgagttcgagtctcgggacggcaggaattgtaggtggggggagtgcatgtacagttctctctccaccttcaataccaggTGCCCTTAggtgacttaggtgcccttgagcaaggcattgaacccgcaactgctccccgggcgccgcagcataaatgactgcccactgctccgggtgtgtgctcacagtgtgtgtgtgtgggttcactgctctgtgtgtgtgtgcactttgaatggttTAAACGCAGAgcaagaattctgagtatgggtcaccatacttggctgaatttcacgCCACTTTCACTTAATagttctctgtaaaaaaaaaaaatatatatatatatatatatatataaaatatttgacaaATCTTTAGTCCCAGTGCTTCTCACTATGACAACGTGGTGGGACTTAAAGAGCATGGTTATGGATTGATGCCCCAGGATGAAGAAATGCTTGTGAGTTATCTCTTGGCGGTTCCTCATCATCCCTCATGGCCCCAGTGTTACCCACCAAGCTGCTTAGGACTTCTTCGTCTTTGGTGGTTAAAAAGTAGATGGCAGGCTGTCAGGCTGGTGCTTGCCTACACCCCATGTCAGTGTAGCAGGTGTATCAAGCTGACCTGCTGAAAGAGATGGTCGAgggaaaaaatatttagaattacgACATTCAGAGCTGCATCAGGCAAGCACCCTGCTAGCACCTTCTGGTTTGTTTGGCAGCGTTGTAAAAACAGTTGTGGACAGATTTCAGGAGGCCAAGAAACAAGTACTGGCTCCTCATACAGGAAAGTACAAAAAACTGAGCGTCGCCACTCATACAGTGGCACTCCAGGCTGAAGTCTTCTAGAGATGTGATGGAGCTGATGACTGTCATTAACAGCAGGAAGGCTTCGGTCAAGAAGTCCTGACAAAAAAGAACTTTAGAACTTATGAGGGCTGGTGTAAACTTCAGCATACAGTTTCttctcagtgccctcaggagctCATCTCATTGACCCTGCCACCACATGTGCTTCAGGGCAAGCGGTCTCCAGCAAGCGCAGCTCTCAGCTTCCACCCAGAAATGTAGCAGTTCTGGGAGGCTCACTACCTTCAAGAAGGTCTCTAGCAGTTAGATCGGCCATTCCCTGTCAGTCATCTGGAAGATTAGCTGGTCttattacaccagaggtcagtctcaatagactgattcccttagtagactatctGGCAGTGTGAAAGCTTCTAAATGTGTCACAATGGTTCCTGTGCATTGTAGAAAGAGGTTACAAAATTCAGTTTGGGTCTCACCCACCTCGTTTCAACAGGGTCATTCCCACACTTGTTGGCCTCAAGCAGATCTGAAGGATGCATagttccacatatccatccttcctcaACACaagaagttcctgaggtttgcttttgggggcaaatcATACCAATATTGAGTTCTTCCATTCGGCCTCACACTCTCACCCTGCACATTTACCAAGTGTGTGGATGCTGCTCTGGCTCCACGGAGACTCCAGGGCATCCGCATACTCAACAacatcgacgattggttgatactATCTCAGACCCGCCAACTTGTGCTAATGCACACAGAagcacatcggtggtctcttatataaatTGGCAGGGGGGTCTGCATTCGCGCCCCCTATACAGGCTAGAGTGCCTGTTCCTTCTGTGGAACCAGGGCAAGCGGTTCTCACTGAGGGCAGTTTACATCCCCTGGGATGTACACTAATTAGTAAGCAGACATCATGTTGAGAAGTGGTGGAGCAGATATGGATGAAGTTTTACAGAGGACAAGTGAATCTGTTTGGGACTCAGAGGCTATGGCCTCCAGTACTACCTAGAGTACCTGCTTGGGATATTGTCCGCTGCTTCAAATCACAAAATTTGTGATGCTGCAGGATGGTCCACCCCTCTGACCTTCAGCAGGTTTTAGCCTTGACTATCATGCTGCTCCTACAGTaaacactcacctaaaggattatatAGGAATACCATACTAATGCTGTGcttgacccccttttgccttcagaactgccttaattctatgtggcattgattaAACAAtgggggcctaaagtgtgccaagaaaacatcccccacaccattacaccaccaccagcagtctgcacagtggtaacaaggcatgatggatccatgttctcattctgtttacatcaaattctgactctaccatctgaatgtctcagcagaaatcatcagagactcatcagaccaggcaacattttttcaGTCTTCAacggtccaattttggtgagcttgtgcaaattgtagcatctttttcttatttgtagtggagatgagtggtacccgctGGGGTCTTTTGCTGTtctagcccatccgcctcaaggttgtgcgtgttgtggcttcacaaatgctttgctgcatacctcggttgtaacgagtggttatttcactcaaagttgctcttctatcagcttgaatcagtcggcccattcacCTCTGTTAAACAAGTGAAAGGGGGGTACAATGGGGTTTTGTGTATtcagttgttcacagtgttacaAAGATGGATTCTCACGGTAAACAAGGCcaaaatttattttgatgaatgaATGAGAATTTCGGTGccaaaaatcttacttccgggttggtacaagtttcggctgttttttttttttttacatcgtggATCTGATGATGTAGACAAGAGCGGAACTCCTTATGAGCATTTCTGTCAGAAaagcacacccacacacacattgaccagaggagagtGAGACCAGGCACATCAACAGCAGAGCTGCAtgggatttgttcgagaatgcctccaaataagtgcgtttttggatgtgagggaaagttcacagtgttcagcttccccaagaacccagcgttacacgaagagtggatgcagtttgtttttccacaGCAGCAAAAGAGAGTGTAGCAAGTGCCTTtgtcatttgagtgacgaattTTTTATAAACCAGGCCCAAGTCGACCCTGAATTTGCACATCTTTTCTATTAAAACTTGGAGCCGTCCCGGTGATAAGACCCCATTCATggaagtacaattgcatcagatttctgtattttgttgaaaatcagcacataagtgaaggTTAAtggaaacatcagtattataacTCTGCTCATGGCACGCCTCCAGTAGCTCAGCTTTTTCcggaaagaatcggaaagctgtatcttttttttacaattatgataaaactaaagacttctctcatatattcatatatatatatatatatatatatatatatatatatatatatatatatatataggaagcaGTActatataggtactcaagattgacATGAGATTAAGGGAAAccgttatgtaccctttaagatCAAGAGATTTCAGTTTTAGACAACATACTGGTTTTTGCTCCATTTTGAAGaacaaaaatcattttcaaacacaGCCACCATTTTGAACAGGACCACAATGACTcccttattaacagtgactcactgccacctactggcactTTAGATGCAGCCTCGGTTTTCTTTGCATTGCAAGATCAATTTTGTTGGTACGGAttgcatttgcttggtaacagcccaaatgccagtatttaaaaaaaaaaaaaaaaaatttcaggagTCAGCACACTTAGAAATAGGAAATCAGCACCGTAACAGCAAAATGTGTCCACATAGTTAGATGAAgggttgtttttttacatttcttcattTTTGGTGTGCCACCAAGACTTACCGTGGCCTCACTTGGCAATCCCCATTAAAATTTCTGGGGGTGCCACTGATGCAGAACTTCACATTGTGAATATCAGGAACCAAACTACTGTTTGGATGACAAGTTAAAAAGGGGAACCTTGCTATAAtagtgggagaaaaaaaaaaaaaaaaaaaattaatccctAGTTCTGCCGAACCAAAACAATACTAATAGACAAGATACCTCGGGTTCTgcaaagtttattaaaaacactagatttacatgaccagagtaagtcctccactagaaaccacagtctgctcccTAGAGACAGCCTTGATATGGgtgtctcttcctgaaagagaaACATTAGAAGTGAGAACGCGGTTCTAAAATGCTTAGTTCCTCTTGTCAAGAGAAATcaagaactcacgtttcctggtgcagctttgctcacaagagccagatgatggatggcacaccgctgtactgcagtggatgaagatctgacagggaagaaagaggctcaagtcacagaatccacaagtagtaaatatacaaatgttcaagtaaagggggcatacagtttcctgcagagcagccagcgaggctggatctacaaatgtgaacatcttcacaacaaagcgcttgtaATGGGTTGGGAATTGAAGACCAGATgatccagtcactggaaccagtgtggtcagatagcGGTCATCCTGGTAAGGGCACCTGAAGACAAGAGAAGGTTAGGaagggtctcccagcagactaacGGATAAAGACTGGCTGTACACTCACCCgtcgatcagaaggtcccactgggggagactgagtggactgggggttgaagtcGTCCAACAATGTCCCAGcatcaggacaatgttggggtcagtcctctccataatgtgcacctcaacatacacaggctctcgcaggacttttgtgatgggataatcagtgtcactgtagtaggacgtgtaggcctcatcccctgaggaacaacactggggATTAACCAGGctccagtttgaaaggctttaggcagacacaggacaagaccttaccttcagcacagcctttggtgacacattggccattggccagtctgagctccaccctgagaggtccaggagcagctactggtggaggtggaggaacagagttgacttccacaaccagagcttccacagacGTTCCTgaatatctacactggaagagaaacctggacgacacagcgagcttgtagcatttatcagggatTAATGTTCACACCAAGTCAtggatcacctactcaaaatgactgtcccttgtgatggaaccatacggtccaatccccacttcatacgatgaggtcattcggttttcatacaccacatatcctccatcctcctgtgaATAGGAACAGTGTCAGCATCCAGTCCATCATAAGCAATGCAGAATAAGACCAGTAGCAGCTTCTCACCATCacgctcgtgccacatgcggtcacagggaactggtatatagcaaaggaaggtgtggaccccacaggagcacagggtgggtcatttccacccagtagatgaaccgaatccagactcagtcgaggcagagtaacgtctctagacaccactaccacaaattgaccatctctaatacactggacaGTCACTAGAACGAGGTACAAGAGCAGATTAAAGTGCAGGGAATCAGTTTAACACGAACCAAATAAAATTGAGAACACTTACCTGCCCTcccatagaaacactgctgtccATTAAAGCAGCAGTCGATAGCTTCACACTCAGCACCACTAATCCCAGGTAGACCacattggatctgctcagaatcagctacagcacatttatcaaggggctctgcctgcactactggcttctgaaacagctgttgaaccggcttctgaagcggaaactgctggctagttagctgttgaactggcttctgaagcggaaactgctggctagttagctgttgaactggcttctgaagcggaaactgctggctaggtagctgttgaactggcttctgaaacggaaactgctggctagttagctgttgaaccggcttctgaagcggaagctgctggctagttagctgttgaaccggcttctgaagcggaaactgctggctagttagctgttgaactggcttctgaagcggaaactgctggctagttagctgttgaaccggcttctgaagcggaaactgctggctaggtagctgttgaactggcttctgaagcggaaactgctggctagttagcggttgaactggcttctgaagcagaaactgctggctagttagctgttgaactggtttctgaagcggaaactgctggctagttagctgttgaaccggcttctgaagcggaaactgctggctagttagctgttgaaccggcttctgaagcggaaactgctggctaggtagttgttgaactggcttctgaagcggaaactgctggctagttagctgttgaactggcttctgaagcggaaacagctggctagttagctgttgaactggcttctgaagcggaaactgctggctacttagctgttgaactggcttctgaactgGAAACTGCTGGTCAGTTTGCTGAATCATCAGAGCTTGAGCATCCTGAAGTGATTTTCTCCACTGTGGAACAGCATTACAAAAAGCACAGACCATCAAAATCTGAACCAAACACAAAATTCCAGCCATTATTGAACAGCTAAACAGAAAGT is a genomic window containing:
- the LOC127977744 gene encoding uncharacterized protein LOC127977744 isoform X5, whose product is MAGIWCLVQILVVCAFCHAVPQWRKSLQDAQALMIQQTDQQFPVQKPVQQLSSQQFPVQKPVQPLTSQQFPVQKPVQQLTSQQFPLQKPVQQLPKLQFPLQKPVQQLTSQQFPLQKPVQQLTSQQFPLQKPVQQLTSQQFPLQKPVQQLTSQQFPLQKPVQQLTSQQFPLQKPVQQLTSQQFPLQKPVQQLTSQQFPLQKPVQQLTSQQFPLQKPVQQLTSQQFPLQKPVQQLTSQQFPLQKPVQQLTSQQFPLQKPVQQLTSQQFPLQKPVQQLTSQQLPLQKPVQQLTSQQFPFQKPVQQLPSQQFPLQKPVQQLTSQQFPLQKPVQQLTSQQFPLQKPVQQLFQKPVVQAEPLDKCAVADSEQIQCGLPGISGAECEAIDCCFNGQQCFYGRAVTVQCIRDGQFVVVVSRDVTLPRLSLDSVHLLGGNDPPCAPVGSTPSFAIYQFPVTACGTSVMEDGGYVVYENRMTSSYEVGIGPYGSITRDSHFEFLFQCRYSGTSVEALVVEVNSVPPPPPVAAPGPLRVELRLANGQCVTKGCAEGDEAYTSYYSDTDYPITKVLREPVYVEVHIMERTDPNIVLMLGHCWTTSTPSPLSLPQWDLLIDGCPYQDDRYLTTLVPVTGSSGLQFPTHYKRFVVKMFTFVDPASLAALQETIFIHCSTAVCHPSSGSCEQSCTRKRRDTHIKAVSREQTVVSSGGLTLVM
- the LOC127977744 gene encoding zona pellucida sperm-binding protein 4-like isoform X32, which encodes MAGIWCLVQILVVCAFCHAVPQWRKSLQDAQALMIQQTDQQFPVQKPVQQLSSQQFPVQKPVQPLTSQQFPVQKPVQQLTSQQFPLQKPVQQLPSQQFPLQKPVQQLTSQQFPLQKPVQQLTSQQFPLQKPVQQLFQKPVVQAEPLDKCAVADSEQIQCGLPGISGAECEAIDCCFNGQQCFYGRAVTVQCIRDGQFVVVVSRDVTLPRLSLDSVHLLGGNDPPCAPVGSTPSFAIYQFPVTACGTSVMEDGGYVVYENRMTSSYEVGIGPYGSITRDSHFEFLFQCRYSGTSVEALVVEVNSVPPPPPVAAPGPLRVELRLANGQCVTKGCAEGDEAYTSYYSDTDYPITKVLREPVYVEVHIMERTDPNIVLMLGHCWTTSTPSPLSLPQWDLLIDGCPYQDDRYLTTLVPVTGSSGLQFPTHYKRFVVKMFTFVDPASLAALQETIFIHCSTAVCHPSSGSCEQSCTRKRRDTHIKAVSREQTVVSSGGLTLVM
- the LOC127977744 gene encoding zona pellucida sperm-binding protein 4-like isoform X8 translates to MAGIWCLVQILVVCAFCHAVPQWRKSLQDAQALMIQQTDQQFPVQKPVQQLSSQQFPVQKPVQPLTSQQFPVQKPVQQLTSQQFPLQKPVQQLPKLQFPLQKPVQQLTSQQFPLQKPVQQLTSQQFPLQKPVQQLTSQQFPLQKPVQQLTSQQFPLQKPVQQLTSQQFPLQKPVQQLTSQQFPLQKPVQQLTSQQFPLQKPVQQLTSQQFPLQKPVQQLTSQQFPLQKPVQQLTSQQFPLQKPVQQLTSQQFPLQKPVQQLTSQQLPLQKPVQQLTSQQFPFQKPVQQLPSQQFPLQKPVQQLTSQQFPLQKPVQQLTSQQFPLQKPVQQLFQKPVVQAEPLDKCAVADSEQIQCGLPGISGAECEAIDCCFNGQQCFYGRAVTVQCIRDGQFVVVVSRDVTLPRLSLDSVHLLGGNDPPCAPVGSTPSFAIYQFPVTACGTSVMEDGGYVVYENRMTSSYEVGIGPYGSITRDSHFEFLFQCRYSGTSVEALVVEVNSVPPPPPVAAPGPLRVELRLANGQCVTKGCAEGDEAYTSYYSDTDYPITKVLREPVYVEVHIMERTDPNIVLMLGHCWTTSTPSPLSLPQWDLLIDGCPYQDDRYLTTLVPVTGSSGLQFPTHYKRFVVKMFTFVDPASLAALQETIFIHCSTAVCHPSSGSCEQSCTRKRRDTHIKAVSREQTVVSSGGLTLVM
- the LOC127977744 gene encoding zona pellucida sperm-binding protein 4-like isoform X17, producing the protein MAGIWCLVQILVVCAFCHAVPQWRKSLQDAQALMIQQTDQQFPVQKPVQQLSSQQFPVQKPVQPLTSQQFPVQKPVQQLTSQQFPLQKPVQQLPKLQFPLQKPVQQLTSQQFPLQKPVQQLTSQQFPLQKPVQQLTSQQFPLQKPVQQLTSQQFPLQKPVQQLTSQQFPLQKPVQQLTSQQFPLQKPVQQLTSQQFPLQKPVQQLTSQQFPLQKPVQQLTSQQFPLQKPVQQLTSQQFPLQKPVQQLTSQQFPLQKPVQQLTSQQFPLQKPVQQLTSQQFPLQKPVQQLFQKPVVQAEPLDKCAVADSEQIQCGLPGISGAECEAIDCCFNGQQCFYGRAVTVQCIRDGQFVVVVSRDVTLPRLSLDSVHLLGGNDPPCAPVGSTPSFAIYQFPVTACGTSVMEDGGYVVYENRMTSSYEVGIGPYGSITRDSHFEFLFQCRYSGTSVEALVVEVNSVPPPPPVAAPGPLRVELRLANGQCVTKGCAEGDEAYTSYYSDTDYPITKVLREPVYVEVHIMERTDPNIVLMLGHCWTTSTPSPLSLPQWDLLIDGCPYQDDRYLTTLVPVTGSSGLQFPTHYKRFVVKMFTFVDPASLAALQETIFIHCSTAVCHPSSGSCEQSCTRKRRDTHIKAVSREQTVVSSGGLTLVM
- the LOC127977744 gene encoding zona pellucida sperm-binding protein 4-like isoform X19, whose amino-acid sequence is MAGIWCLVQILVVCAFCHAVPQWRKSLQDAQALMIQQTDQQFPVQKPVQQLSSQQFPVQKPVQPLTSQQFPVQKPVQQLTSQQFPLQKPVQQLPKLQFPLQKPVQQLTSQQFPLQKPVQQLTSQQFPLQKPVQQLTSQQFPLQKPVQQLTSQQFPLQKPVQQLTSQQFPLQKPVQQLTSQQFPLQKPVQQLTSQQFPLQKPVQQLTSQQFPLQKPVQQLTSQQFPLQKPVQQLTSQQFPLQKPVQQLTSQQFPLQKPVQQLTSQQFPLQKPVQQLFQKPVVQAEPLDKCAVADSEQIQCGLPGISGAECEAIDCCFNGQQCFYGRAVTVQCIRDGQFVVVVSRDVTLPRLSLDSVHLLGGNDPPCAPVGSTPSFAIYQFPVTACGTSVMEDGGYVVYENRMTSSYEVGIGPYGSITRDSHFEFLFQCRYSGTSVEALVVEVNSVPPPPPVAAPGPLRVELRLANGQCVTKGCAEGDEAYTSYYSDTDYPITKVLREPVYVEVHIMERTDPNIVLMLGHCWTTSTPSPLSLPQWDLLIDGCPYQDDRYLTTLVPVTGSSGLQFPTHYKRFVVKMFTFVDPASLAALQETIFIHCSTAVCHPSSGSCEQSCTRKRRDTHIKAVSREQTVVSSGGLTLVM
- the LOC127977744 gene encoding zona pellucida sperm-binding protein 4-like isoform X31, with amino-acid sequence MAGIWCLVQILVVCAFCHAVPQWRKSLQDAQALMIQQTDQQFPVQKPVQQLSSQQFPVQKPVQPLTSQQFPVQKPVQQLTSQQFPLQKPVQQLPKLQFPLQKPVQQLTSQQFPLQKPVQQLTSQQFPLQKPVQQLTSQQFPLQKPVQQLTSQQFPLQKPVQQLFQKPVVQAEPLDKCAVADSEQIQCGLPGISGAECEAIDCCFNGQQCFYGRAVTVQCIRDGQFVVVVSRDVTLPRLSLDSVHLLGGNDPPCAPVGSTPSFAIYQFPVTACGTSVMEDGGYVVYENRMTSSYEVGIGPYGSITRDSHFEFLFQCRYSGTSVEALVVEVNSVPPPPPVAAPGPLRVELRLANGQCVTKGCAEGDEAYTSYYSDTDYPITKVLREPVYVEVHIMERTDPNIVLMLGHCWTTSTPSPLSLPQWDLLIDGCPYQDDRYLTTLVPVTGSSGLQFPTHYKRFVVKMFTFVDPASLAALQETIFIHCSTAVCHPSSGSCEQSCTRKRRDTHIKAVSREQTVVSSGGLTLVM
- the LOC127977744 gene encoding zona pellucida sperm-binding protein 4-like isoform X14, yielding MAGIWCLVQILVVCAFCHAVPQWRKSLQDAQALMIQQTDQQFPVQKPVQQLSSQQFPVQKPVQPLTSQQFPVQKPVQQLTSQQFPLQKPVQQLPKLQFPLQKPVQQLTSQQFPLQKPVQQLTSQQFPLQKPVQQLTSQQFPLQKPVQQLTSQQFPLQKPVQQLTSQQFPLQKPVQQLTSQQFPLQKPVQQLTSQQFPLQKPVQQLTSQQFPLQKPVQQLTSQQFPLQKPVQQLTSQQFPLQKPVQQLTSQQFPLQKPVQQLTSQQFPLQKPVQQLTSQQFPLQKPVQQLTSQQFPLQKPVQQLFQKPVVQAEPLDKCAVADSEQIQCGLPGISGAECEAIDCCFNGQQCFYGRAVTVQCIRDGQFVVVVSRDVTLPRLSLDSVHLLGGNDPPCAPVGSTPSFAIYQFPVTACGTSVMEDGGYVVYENRMTSSYEVGIGPYGSITRDSHFEFLFQCRYSGTSVEALVVEVNSVPPPPPVAAPGPLRVELRLANGQCVTKGCAEGDEAYTSYYSDTDYPITKVLREPVYVEVHIMERTDPNIVLMLGHCWTTSTPSPLSLPQWDLLIDGCPYQDDRYLTTLVPVTGSSGLQFPTHYKRFVVKMFTFVDPASLAALQETIFIHCSTAVCHPSSGSCEQSCTRKRRDTHIKAVSREQTVVSSGGLTLVM